The proteins below are encoded in one region of Sander lucioperca isolate FBNREF2018 chromosome 11, SLUC_FBN_1.2, whole genome shotgun sequence:
- the LOC116058724 gene encoding alpha-2-HS-glycoprotein-like translates to MKGFHIVVLLSSAVLLVSAAPALELVTCSKESGAAAARLTMHRINENHGHGYKFRLQEIQGNKVETVDGGCNLELQLNLLETVCHVINPKHFEDCEIREEAERAVMANCTIKMSVRNTDANVTKYECDTRQVKTNLEMVTICPDVPRWTH, encoded by the exons ATGAAGGGATTTCACATTGTGGTGCTGCTGTCCTCGGCCGTGCTGCTGGTCAGCGCTGCTCCGGCTCTGGAGCtggtgacatgcagcaaagagagTGGAGCTGCGGCTGCACGGCTGACTATGCATCGCATCAACGAGAACCATGGCCACGGCTACAAGTTCAGACTCCAAGAGATCCAAGGCAACAAAGTGGAAACG GTGGACGGAGGCTGTAACCTCGAGCTGCAGTTGAACCTTCTGGAGACAGTGTGCCATGTCATCAACCCCAAACACTTTGAGGACTGTGAGATCCGTGAAGAGGCTGAGCGG gCAGTGATGGCTAACTGCACCATAAAGATGAGCGTTAGAAATACTGACGCCAACGTCACCAAGTATGAGTGTGACACGCGACAAG tAAAGACCAACCTGGAAATGGTGACGATTTGCCCTGATGTCCCACGCTGGACCCACTGA
- the sass6 gene encoding spindle assembly abnormal protein 6 homolog — METLFSKTLHVHVRARDCEDRKANIRVTIDLQLTTSPVHKRDLLVRLTDDMDPYFLFNLSISEEDFQSLKVQQGLLIDFASFPQKFIDLLNLCCSEQESDNPRFLLHLSSPSAVLDGPASFSVVETNAFKHLNHLSLRLVPGSDKEVKDYLAVCLSSLKAEKQALEMKLKKTEEDLSRQLSYAQQTLSEKTKELDKLRSEWTSQSSSLSSRHSQELQSEREKAAEYQSRLQQQTEQLRHELESAHKQSSQQLQSRVSELEASSRELTERKYKNEALIRDLKIKLVGAEEECQRSKQQLLSLRRENGALDSAVHDGERAVSQLQMRVAVLEQEVKDKDQLMRRTKDVLEATQQQKESMEENAESKEGQIKKLEATVKSLSEELIKANGIIKKLQGEVRGLVGKIKVKNTVTVSQEKVLQETSEKLENVEKDLQSARQQLSTKEEQASRLKEQLETTVQKLNESREVLKTNENVINWLNKQLNEKQLSRKTHESVDSPPLLSTTTGLRAQFYPQTARLDGTPAEQRSAQLPARHTGDSAGLDSKYFERRDDSIPIYGLSSNLLSKEFPQPTKPSVASAYFSA, encoded by the exons GAAAGCTAATATCCGTGTCACCATTGACCTCCAGTTGACAACCAGTCCAGTTCACAAAAGG GATCTTCTAGTAAGACTTACCGATGATATGGATCCATACTTTCTCTTCAACCTGTCCATATCGGAAGAGGATTTCCAAAG TCTGAAGGTGCAGCAGGGGCTCCTCATAGACTTTGCATCATTTCCTCAGAAGTTTATCGACCTGCTGAATCTGTGCTGTTCTGAGCAGGAGTCAGACAATCCCAG GTTCCTCCTGCACCTGTCCAGTCCGTCTGCAGTGCTCGATGGGCCGGCCAGCTTCAGTGTTGTAGAGACCAATGCATTCAAACACCTGAACCACTTGTCTCTGCGGCTGGTCCCAGGCTCTGACAAAGAGGTTAAAGACTATCTGGCAGTGTGTCTGTCCTCTCTCAAG GCAGAGAAGCAGGCCCTGGAGATGAAGCTGAAGAAGACTGAAGAGGATCTGTCCAGGCAGCTGAGTTACGCTCAACAG ACTCTGTCCGAGAAGACTAAAGAGTTGGACAAACTGCGTTCAGAGTGGACGAGTCAGAGCAGCTCTCTGTCCAGCCGCCATTCTCAGGAGTTGCAGTCGGAGCGAGAGAAGGCTGCAGAG TACCAGAGCAGGCTTCAGCAGCAGACAGAGCAGCTCCGCCACGAGCTGGAGAGTGCTCATAAGCAGAGCAGCCAGCAGCTTCAGAGCCGCGTGTCGGAGCTGGAGGCCTCCAGCAGAGAGCTGACCGAGAGGAAGTACAAGAACGAGGCGCTCATCAGGGACCTGAAGATCAAATTAGTGGGCGCCGAGGAG gagtgcCAGCGGTCcaagcagcagctgctgtctcTGCGGAGGGAGAACGGCGCTCTGGACTCGGCGGTCCATGACGGCGAGCGAGCGGTGAGCCAGCTGCAGATGAGAGTGGCCGTTCTGGAGCAAGAGGTCAAAGACAAGGATCAGCTGATGCGCCGCACCAAAGACGTGCTGGAAGCCACGCAGCAGCAGAAG GAATCAATGGAAGAAAATGCTGAAAGTAAAGAAGGTCAGATAAAAAAGCTCGAAGCCACGGTGAAATCCCTGTCTGAGGAGCTGATAAAG GCTAACGGCATCATTAAGAAGCTGCAGGGCGAGGTTCGAGGCCTGGTTGGAAAAATCAAAGTCAAGAACACGGTGACTGTGTCCCAGGAGAAGGTCCTCCAAGAAACGTCTGAAAAACTGGAGAATGTTGAGAAGGATCTGCAGAGCGCTCGGCAGCAGCTCAGCACCAAGGAGGAGCAG GCGTCCAGGCTGAAGGAGCAGTTGGAGACGACTGTACAGAAGCTAAATGAAAGCCGAGAGGTGTTAAAAACCAATGAGAATG TTATCAATTGGCTTAACAAGCAGCTGAATGAGAAGCAGCTGTCCAGGAAGACTCATGAATCTGTGGACAGTCCTCCACTTCTGTCCACAACAACTGGACTGAGG GCCCAGTTCTATCCTCAGACAGCTAGACTTGATGGGACTCCTGCTGAACAGAGATCTGCACAGCTGCCCGCCAGACACAC GGGAGACTCTGCAGGTCTGGATTCAAAGTACTTTGAGAGGAGAGATGATAGCATCCCAATCTATGGTCTGTCGTCTAATCTGCTTAGCAAAG AGTTCCCTCAGCCAACAAAGCCCTCCGTAGCGTCTGCTTACTTCTCTGCATGA